The genomic interval TTATATTATAACTGACAATTCACTCTACTTGTTTGTGTACTGTTGGAACTAAAATGTTGCAGATTACATGATGTAATCTATCTGATGATAGAAAACATCTGTTTACTTTGTGTCCTGTTACAGAGAGTGTATGATGAAGAGGTAGAAGAGACTATTCCCAAGGCTGATGCTTTGGAGAAGCAGCCTGAGCAGGTATACATAATTCATCCTTTCTGGTCTTAGCATTTGACAATATGGCCACAGTATATTATACACAAGTCCTGTATTGACCAGTGAAAGTCCTTTTTTCCCCTAAAGGAGAAGAGCCGAGAGCAGAAAGAGGCAGAGTTGATCCCTAAGATGCAGGAAGCAGTAAATCATGGCCTGAGAGTGCTGGAGTCGGCCTTTGAGCATCTGGACATCAAAGCGGGGAACTCTGATTCAGAGGATGAGGAGGTCACAGACAGAGTGGAGGACATCCTGGAGCCCAAGGTGTGTGCTTATTCTTGAAGCAGTAATTTATGAGAACTGCAATAATGCATGTGATGATGCATCTTTACATGAATGTTATTTATCGTGCGTGTCTTTTTTGTCCTTGTCTTTTAGGACCTTTATGTGGACAGACCACTTCCATATCTGATTGGTTCCCAGGCCTTCATGGAACAAGAGGACGTTGGACTTGGTGACCTCTCCAGTGATGGTAATATTCATGGCAGCTTCTTCAGGCGCTCCTATATTATACTATTTATTTTCCCTCATGTATTGTATGATTCTCTTTCCAGAAATGTCAGTTGACAGTGACAGAGACAGTGTAATTGACAGTGAAGATGGCAAAGAAGCAGTTGTaagactttttcctttttctttcacaaTGTTTTTCAAGGTTACTAATTCTTCATATTTCACAGGCAAATGAAACTTCaatgtatgcatttatttattcaacagcATTCAGATGATGACTTTAATcaggtggaggatgaaggtcaCAATATTATTAGGAAGGTAAGCTTGGCTGCCTGCCTGCTAAAACACATCAAAGTTTACGTTCAAGCTGAACAAGTCAATAATTTTGGATTCTCTTCCAACACTCACTTAGAAGTCATCCATGTTGAGttatgatgatgacgatgatgatgatgacgaagaagaggaggatgatgattcTGACATATTTGGAGAATCAGACagggatgaagatgatgatgacgacgacgacagcACAAAGGTATACTCTTTTAACTTTGCTTGAATACTGAAGAGATATGTTTTGTGGCTGGGTTATTTGTAATTTCACTCTGAAATCATTCATATATGATCTTCAGTTTCTCAGGGATATCAtctatatgttttctttttgtcgcATTCAGAACACCGGCCCATCGTCCTTTGCTGATGAGCTTGCAGCTCGAATCAAAGGGGAACCAGTTAAAAAACCAGAAGGAGATCGTGCATGTAAGTCAGTCATTATCAACAAACTGGCAGTATTTCATCTCCTTTTTGTTACTCTCCCTTTTCATATATAATTTAACACAGCATCAACGTTTATATTTGAGATTTAAGTAATGACATTGTTGCATGTGCATGCTCATGGTTTTGTGTATCTACCATGTCATGTCTTTGAAGCATTGTCATCTAAGAAGAAAAGTAAAAGCAGGAAAGAACCAAAGCCTGCCATGCCACAGGGTAGGACTTTCATTCATCATCAGAACAATTCAAactatttgtttaattttgcaTTACTTATTTATACAGAAGGCCTGTTGTTCTCAGTATGCTCCTCAATACTGTTTATGTACATTGTTACAGCAGCTGAAGAGGACAGTGATGACATGTTTAAGCCACCGAAGATGGATGATGATGACTTCTCCCCATTTGGAGGGAAAAGTGGCCTCTTTAGTGGAGGGAGAGGCCTGTTTGACGATGATGAGGAGGTATATGAAACCAAGTGATCTTCAGAGCTCCCTCTTCTCCAGTCCCGTAAACTCTGGACCAGATTTGACCTATGCTGTATTGTGTTATGTCATTTAGGGTGATCTTTTCTCTGAGGCTCCAAAACCTCCTGTGTCCGAGGAAAAAAGGGTACTGAATGAAAGCATGAAAAGCACATTGAAAACTGCCGGTGAGACTTTATAAGACAAAGACTTATACATAAGATCTGTACAGACATATAGAAACAAACTGGACTTGCAGATTAACACAtaccatttattttcctttcaagAATCTGACAAATCTGGAAAGAAGATTCCAGCGGGTGCCATTTCAGTATTCCCAGGTAGAAGCATTAACTTGTACGACAGCCAATATCAAGTTCTTGTCTGCTTCATCGTCCTCAAACAAAGGACTTTCTTTCCACAGATAACAGCCTGTTCGGTTCAGGGATTGAATCGGATTCAGTCGAGAGCAAGGAGAATGGGCATCCAGCTCCTAAGACCAGTGCTGCCTCCAAACAGGTTCCTATGGGAGCTGCTTttggtgaaggaggaggtgggctgtttgatgatgaggatgaggatgatgactTCTTCAGTGGTTCAAGCCTGACAAAGTCTGACTCTGGTAAGTGCGTGAGAGAATGGGCACTTCAGTGCTACAGTCCAGGTTTAAGTGGGATCCTCACCCTCAAACCCCCCTTGTGTTGGTTGTGTTTCCCTCTTTTTCAGCTGGAGACAAGAAGCCCAAGAAAGTTATCGACCTTTtcgatgaagaagaagatgacgaTGGTGACATATTCAGTGAGAAGTACAGTGCTCCAACTCCAGCACAGAGCCAGAAGGAGGTAGTGGAAGAGCAGATAAAACCACCTGAGAAAAAGGTAAAGATCAGCGTTCAAGTGTCTCAATACGGTTGAACATGACATTATAATGAATTACATATTGTGTTTGCTAGatctaaattgtgtttttgtggccTGTAGAATAGTTCCCTTTGTTGATGATTAATTGTTATGTTTAGATGCCAGCAGGGGCCATCTCTATGTTTGGACCCGGGACTCAAAGCTTGCTCAATGAGGGCCTGAAGAAATGTCCGCCGTCTCCCAGCAAAGAGTCTGAAAAATCTGTGAAGGTCTGAATACTTTCTCACAACACACTCTGGACCAAATCTAATTCTGTGTTTTAACAAGCAAAATGCCACTCAAAAAGTGTTGTCACTGCCTCCTAATACACCATCAACTGGTTGTCGGCCacagtgtatttttatttatttttttatctacaAAGTTCTACCAGTTTTAGTGTGGATGCCATTGAATGAACAGACCTAGTTGCAGTCAGTATATCGATGTTTGCCATCAAGTGCAGTCTGAGAAAAGGCCCCATTCTATTTAGTGTAGAGTGCTGGCCTTTACTCTTGTTGATACAGTTCAGTTCTCTTTGCtcaatacaattattttcttttaagaCTAAACCTCATATTTGTAAAAAGGAAGCTATGATATAGAAAactatttatattacatttcaatCTTCATGTTATGCATTTCAGAATGGGCCAGCTCCCGATGCTGCTAAGGCTGCTGTCAAGCAGACTCAGAAACCCCAGACGAGAGGCCTCTTCTCTGATGATGAAGACACACCGGTACGGCTCTCAAATGTCACTAGAAAGAAgtgataacagtgataacacatttaattacaCTGTATGTGTATTTGCCTTCTATAGGGATCTCCAGCTATCCCTAGGAGCCAGTCTAAGCCTGAGTTTACAAGCCAGGCCAAAACCAGCAAGCCCCTGTTGTCATTATTtgatgatgaggaagaagaggtgagAATAATAAACTAATATTTCACACACTTGGACAAAACTGAATTAGCTTGTGCTTTTGCTGTGCGTACATTACAATAATGTGGTTCTTCACCTTGCAGGATCTGTTTGCATCTGCAGCTAAGTCTAAAGCAAAACCTAATCAAGCTAAAGCTTCCACACCACAACTCAATACAGCTGTGTCCAGCTCCCTCTTCAGTGATGATGAGGTATGAGAATACAAAAAGTCATATTTACTGCTGCATACCAATGTTTAAGGGGGCCTACAATGTGGTACATTATCTTCCTGAACATTTGAATGACAGGACCAGTGGGTGAGTTCTGTCAGTAGTGCGGGGAAGCCAGAGGTAAAGACAGGCGGGATGAAGCCGAGTGCCAGTGCCCCCTCCAGTCTCACCAGTGGCCCCTCCAGTCTCACCAGTGGCCCCTCCAGTCTCACTAGTGTCCCCTCCAGTCTCACTAGTGGCAAAATGTCTCTCAAAAGCAGCCTCTTTGATAATTATGATGAAGATGACCTGTTTGCTCCAACGACAGAGTCAAGGTATGTACACTTGTAAGGATGACCAGTGCAAAAACATGCCTCCTCACTTTTACAATTGTATTAAAATCACTTTAatcatagtttaaaaaaaatatattgtattgctCTGAATTCGTACCTATTCTCTCATTCTGTCGCTCTTTATAGTCAGAAGAAATCTCAGAGAGTCGCTCTCTTGTTTGAAGATGAGGGTGATGACGATGAAGATAAAGGATCCGTCTCTGGCATCAAACATGCCgtcaacacaaacactgcagccCAAGCTGCTAAAGTGAGCGCACtaacttttttttatacttcACATTTGTCGTGAAAAATAATCTTGTTTTGTAGCTCGCCTCCACTGGGCTTTAAAAAGGTTTAACAGGCTTAAGGGGTGAATTGACTCATTCCCTAGAGCACCGTTTAGAAAAGTTGGCTCGATGAGTTTCCCAACAACAGTGATATTATTTAAATCTTGCTTCTGTAATACTTCAATACACACCATGCCATTTAAAATATCTCCCATAAAACCTGTATTCTTTAGACACCGGCTGCGTCCTCTCAGTCGTCCTCCCTGTTGGAGGAATCGGACGAGGTCATCGTTTCTAGGACAGCAGCACAGGACCAGCCTTCGGAGCAGGAGGAGCCTGCAGCGGAGACCCCTGAGCCGCTCCCATCAGCACCCTCGCCAGAGATCAGCCAAAGTAAAAAGAAGCCTGCTGGAGCAGTCAGTCTTTTCGGAGGCATCAACGTTCTTGCCAACAAGCAGACAAAGAGCCTGTTGGAGGAAGTTGACAATGATGACAGCCCGCCACCCAATGTCAAGAGGGAAGAGAAagtcaaaacaaacactgtaaGTCTGTtcgatgatgaagaggaagatgaatcGGATTGGAATGAGCCGATATTCACACCCAGTAAACCCCCGGCAAGCGACACACTAACGGTTTGTATGATTGCACAGTAAACCTAAGAATAGTGTGAACAAATGTTTTCGGTGCATTGCTGTGCTGCTTCTCATGCAGTCAAGGTATaacatgtgtgtctttttattttcagcttACAGAGGAGCGTCCACAAGCAACAAGCACAGGTGTGTTCCAGGATGAGGAGCTGCTGTTCAGCCAGACGCAGCAGAAGGACAATGACCCAGATGTTGATCTGTTTGCCACTTCAGACAAAGCTGCGGTCAGTATTTAAGATATTCTGATccgtttggttgtttggttgtttaaCTCAACTGCATACTGTGTCAAAATGTTTAGTTGAGTTAAGTTAATGAGATATTTACATTGCGATAGCATTAGAATTATAACATACCTTTTATGCGCCAAGACCAGATGCAGACGTCTTTTACAAGATGGTAAGGATACGTGACTGTTTGCTTTTCAGAGTTCCAAGCTCAGCTCAGCAAAGCCAGCAACACAAAGTCTGTTTGCagaagatgatgaggatgaaCTTTTCGGCTCCATCAAGCCAAAAGCGCCTCCTCCGGTAGCAATTTGATTATTCTGTAATGATTAGAATTATGCAGGATTCCTGCTGCCCTAACATTGCATATTACACCAGCTGTATAAATAGCCATTGAACTGAACCACAGCATTATTTTCATCTctcgtttttgttttcagaaagTAGCAGAGAAGCCCAGTAAACCTATTGACAGAGCACCACTAGCAAGTCCAGAATCTGTATCTGAGATTCAGGTGAGTCTACTGTCAGCGTCTACTTCAATAATATGATGgactgtttttttcctttttttctttgtgccataaacacacatacctGTGTTACCATGTGGTTTTGATATAGAATTTATGTTTGTCTATATTAGCTGTTTTTCTTCAATTACTTTTCGACATGTTGTGATAGACACATAGTGTTGTTTCTAGatgaaaaacaagaaatgcttttatttgattACATTCTGAAACTGCTATAATCTGACCACACAGAAACCTGACCCAAGCCCTGTAAAACCTAAAGATTCTTCATCAAGGATTGGGAAACTTCAAGtaata from Cyclopterus lumpus isolate fCycLum1 chromosome 15, fCycLum1.pri, whole genome shotgun sequence carries:
- the washc2c gene encoding WASH complex subunit 2 isoform X3, which produces MSGLPEGVANGPSRSEYLKKDAQTWERPWTLEEMRQSSANWSLAADSGLFLFLQDFSQRMLSKTHDIEKQLDSLIRDTKATDSCLHSVFNDFLMLSNTQFIENRVYDEEVEETIPKADALEKQPEQEKSREQKEAELIPKMQEAVNHGLRVLESAFEHLDIKAGNSDSEDEEVTDRVEDILEPKDLYVDRPLPYLIGSQAFMEQEDVGLGDLSSDEMSVDSDRDSVIDSEDGKEAVHSDDDFNQVEDEGHNIIRKKSSMLSYDDDDDDDDEEEEDDDSDIFGESDRDEDDDDDDDSTKNTGPSSFADELAARIKGEPVKKPEGDRASLSSKKKSKSRKEPKPAMPQAAEEDSDDMFKPPKMDDDDFSPFGGKSGLFSGGRGLFDDDEEGDLFSEAPKPPVSEEKRVLNESMKSTLKTAESDKSGKKIPAGAISVFPDNSLFGSGIESDSVESKENGHPAPKTSAASKQVPMGAAFGEGGGGLFDDEDEDDDFFSGSSLTKSDSAGDKKPKKVIDLFDEEEDDDGDIFSEKYSAPTPAQSQKEVVEEQIKPPEKKMPAGAISMFGPGTQSLLNEGLKKCPPSPSKESEKSVKNGPAPDAAKAAVKQTQKPQTRGLFSDDEDTPGSPAIPRSQSKPEFTSQAKTSKPLLSLFDDEEEEDLFASAAKSKAKPNQAKASTPQLNTAVSSSLFSDDEDQWVSSVSSAGKPEVKTGGMKPSASAPSSLTSGPSSLTSGPSSLTSVPSSLTSGKMSLKSSLFDNYDEDDLFAPTTESSQKKSQRVALLFEDEGDDDEDKGSVSGIKHAVNTNTAAQAAKTPAASSQSSSLLEESDEVIVSRTAAQDQPSEQEEPAAETPEPLPSAPSPEISQSKKKPAGAVSLFGGINVLANKQTKSLLEEVDNDDSPPPNVKREEKVKTNTLTEERPQATSTGVFQDEELLFSQTQQKDNDPDVDLFATSDKAASSKLSSAKPATQSLFAEDDEDELFGSIKPKAPPPKVAEKPSKPIDRAPLASPESVSEIQKPDPSPVKPKDSSSRIGKLQANLMIDPTTLLPGVTPIMPGAVNVLPGMAQSSSSGMSSSSLSPSPATSPTGAQKGREGGVNFDSPVQVTTLQSAHKSRAKGFVQRRPQSRAARQQAAHRSLKDKEDTEGGYVPGPNLSLSGSALPPPDRSSQTHASPILANSAAPADLPASSPSQSSLSETSPRPPVLNTGKKDTSEDGSSTKGLPSYDEDDLFGSDSLFRATSVTNTPSTRQTTKTTQPQASSGAGLKKDTDKSTLPSIFDANMGDIFQKVKPRSTTKKAKTTHYLEEDDDDEDIFGVSNSSTQASANSKEIKNSSSFSKQDIFQGEVSTVPKVHKKHKEKTLDASLFDDNIDIFADLSDTLTPKQKSKRKGETKSIFDDDMDDIFSPSTVKPVMKAPQKSKKTPRSQETSTEADSSNIFDDPLNALGGN
- the washc2c gene encoding WASH complex subunit 2 isoform X1 translates to MSGLPEGVANGPSRSEYLKKDAQTWERPWTLEEMRQSSANWSLAADSGLFLFLQDFSQRMLSKTHDIEKQLDSLIRDTKATDSCLHSVFNDFLMLSNTQFIENRVYDEEVEETIPKADALEKQPEQEKSREQKEAELIPKMQEAVNHGLRVLESAFEHLDIKAGNSDSEDEEVTDRVEDILEPKDLYVDRPLPYLIGSQAFMEQEDVGLGDLSSDEMSVDSDRDSVIDSEDGKEAVHSDDDFNQVEDEGHNIIRKKSSMLSYDDDDDDDDEEEEDDDSDIFGESDRDEDDDDDDDSTKNTGPSSFADELAARIKGEPVKKPEGDRASLSSKKKSKSRKEPKPAMPQAAEEDSDDMFKPPKMDDDDFSPFGGKSGLFSGGRGLFDDDEEGDLFSEAPKPPVSEEKRVLNESMKSTLKTAESDKSGKKIPAGAISVFPDNSLFGSGIESDSVESKENGHPAPKTSAASKQVPMGAAFGEGGGGLFDDEDEDDDFFSGSSLTKSDSAGDKKPKKVIDLFDEEEDDDGDIFSEKYSAPTPAQSQKEVVEEQIKPPEKKMPAGAISMFGPGTQSLLNEGLKKCPPSPSKESEKSVKNGPAPDAAKAAVKQTQKPQTRGLFSDDEDTPGSPAIPRSQSKPEFTSQAKTSKPLLSLFDDEEEEDLFASAAKSKAKPNQAKASTPQLNTAVSSSLFSDDEDQWVSSVSSAGKPEVKTGGMKPSASAPSSLTSGPSSLTSGPSSLTSVPSSLTSGKMSLKSSLFDNYDEDDLFAPTTESSQKKSQRVALLFEDEGDDDEDKGSVSGIKHAVNTNTAAQAAKTPAASSQSSSLLEESDEVIVSRTAAQDQPSEQEEPAAETPEPLPSAPSPEISQSKKKPAGAVSLFGGINVLANKQTKSLLEEVDNDDSPPPNVKREEKVKTNTVSLFDDEEEDESDWNEPIFTPSKPPASDTLTLTEERPQATSTGVFQDEELLFSQTQQKDNDPDVDLFATSDKAASSKLSSAKPATQSLFAEDDEDELFGSIKPKAPPPKVAEKPSKPIDRAPLASPESVSEIQKPDPSPVKPKDSSSRIGKLQANLMIDPTTLLPGVTPIMPGAVNVLPGMAQSSSSGMSSSSLSPSPATSPTGAQKGREGGVNFDSPVQVTTLQSAHKSRAKGFVQRRPQSRAARQQAAHRSLKDKEDTEGGYVPGPNLSLSGSALPPPDRSSQTHASPILANSAAPADLPASSPSQSSLSETSPRPPVLNTGKKDTSEDGSSTKGLPSYDEDDLFGSDSLFRATSVTNTPSTRQTTKTTQPQASSGAGLKKDTDKSTLPSIFDANMGDIFQKVKPRSTTKKAKTTHYLEEDDDDEDIFGVSNSSTQASANSKEIKNSSSFSKQDIFQGEVSTVPKVHKKHKEKTLDASLFDDNIDIFADLSDTLTPKQKSKRKGETKSIFDDDMDDIFSPSTVKPVMKAPQKSKKTPRSQETSTEADSSNIFDDPLNALGGN
- the washc2c gene encoding WASH complex subunit 2 isoform X2 codes for the protein MSGLPEGVANGPSRSEYLKKDAQTWERPWTLEEMRQSSANWSLAADSGLFLFLQDFSQRMLSKTHDIEKQLDSLIRDTKATDSCLHSVFNDFLMLSNTQFIENRVYDEEVEETIPKADALEKQPEQEKSREQKEAELIPKMQEAVNHGLRVLESAFEHLDIKAGNSDSEDEEVTDRVEDILEPKDLYVDRPLPYLIGSQAFMEQEDVGLGDLSSDEMSVDSDRDSVIDSEDGKEAVHSDDDFNQVEDEGHNIIRKKSSMLSYDDDDDDDDEEEEDDDSDIFGESDRDEDDDDDDDSTKNTGPSSFADELAARIKGEPVKKPEGDRASLSSKKKSKSRKEPKPAMPQAAEEDSDDMFKPPKMDDDDFSPFGGKSGLFSGGRGLFDDDEEGDLFSEAPKPPVSEEKRVLNESMKSTLKTAESDKSGKKIPAGAISVFPDNSLFGSGIESDSVESKENGHPAPKTSAASKQVPMGAAFGEGGGGLFDDEDEDDDFFSGSSLTKSDSAGDKKPKKVIDLFDEEEDDDGDIFSEKYSAPTPAQSQKEVVEEQIKPPEKKMPAGAISMFGPGTQSLLNEGLKKCPPSPSKESEKSVKNGPAPDAAKAAVKQTQKPQTRGLFSDDEDTPGSPAIPRSQSKPEFTSQAKTSKPLLSLFDDEEEEDLFASAAKSKAKPNQAKASTPQLNTAVSSSLFSDDEDQWVSSVSSAGKPEVKTGGMKPSASAPSSLTSGPSSLTSGPSSLTSVPSSLTSGKMSLKSSLFDNYDEDDLFAPTTESSQKKSQRVALLFEDEGDDDEDKGSVSGIKHAVNTNTAAQAAKTPAASSQSSSLLEESDEVIVSRTAAQDQPSEQEEPAAETPEPLPSAPSPEISQSKKKPAGAVSLFGGINVLANKQTKSLLEEVDNDDSPPPNVKREEKVKTNTVSLFDDEEEDESDWNEPIFTPSKPPASDTLTLTEERPQATSTGVFQDEELLFSQTQQKDNDPDVDLFATSDKAASSKLSSAKPATQSLFAEDDEDELFGSIKPKAPPPKVAEKPSKPIDRAPLASPESVSEIQKPDPSPVKPKDSSSRIGKLQANLMIDPTTLLPGVTPIMPGAVNVLPGMAQSSSSGMSSSSLSPSPATSPTGAQKGREGGVNFDSPVQVTTLQSAHKSRAKGFVQRRPQSRAARQQAAHRSLKDKEDTEGGYVPGPNLSLSGSALPPPDRSSQTHASPILANSAAPADLPASSPSQSSLSETSPRPPVLNTGKKDTSEDGSSTKGLPSYDEDDLFGSDSLFRATSVTNTPSTRQTTKTTQPQVKPRSTTKKAKTTHYLEEDDDDEDIFGVSNSSTQASANSKEIKNSSSFSKQDIFQGEVSTVPKVHKKHKEKTLDASLFDDNIDIFADLSDTLTPKQKSKRKGETKSIFDDDMDDIFSPSTVKPVMKAPQKSKKTPRSQETSTEADSSNIFDDPLNALGGN